A window of Streptomyces sp. NBC_01142 genomic DNA:
CGCGGCGTGCCGCCAGGAGACACACGCCGACGTGATGCGCCCCGCGCTCGGCACCCGCCGCAGCCCGAGCGGCCGGCGCGCCGCGCGCAGCACCGCCTCGATCCCCGACGCGGTCCGCTCGAGCCCGGCACGGTCGGGATGGCGCGCGAAAGCGAGCGCCAGCCGGATCACATCGATGTAGACCGACTGCAGCCGCTCGAAGTCCAGATAGATCCGCAGCGCGTCGCGATGTCCGGCGAGGGCCGCGGGACGGCTGTCGGCGACGGCCGTACACCAGGCCCGCAGCGCCGCCCGCCGCTCGGCTCGCTTCGCGTAACGCATCCGCGACAGATGCGAGGCGATCTCGTAGACAGGATCGCCGAAGAGGGCGAGCTCCCAGTCGATCAGGGAGAGCCTGCCGTCCGCGCCGGCGATGAGATTGCCCCGGTGGACATCGGTGTGAAGAAGGACGAACGGCCGCTCTCCCAGCCCCTCCGCACGCTCCTTCAGCCGCCCGAACGCGTCGTCCGGCACCTTCAGTGCGGCGAACAGCGACTCGTACTCCTTGCCGTGACGCCCCTTCACCTCGCTCACGGTGAAGTCGACCAGAGTATGGAGAAAGCCCGGGCAGTCGCCGTCCACCGGCCAGTCCTCGGGGCAGGGCGGCAGCAGCCGGGACGGGACGGCGGTCGTCTGCCGGAAGAGTTCGCCCAGCGAGTCGATGTACGGAAGCCCCACCGGCCCCTCATGCCCCACGGCTTCCGACAGCGGATCGCCCTCGGCGAAGGAGTGCACGGTGAAGCCGGGGCGGTCCGCCAGGACCCGGGGGCTTCCGTTCACCCGGCCCGCGATGGCGCCGAGCAGTTCCCCCTCGGGCCAGATCCGCAGATTGAACTGCACGGCATCGGTGATCGGGGCCCGGAGCTTCACGGGCGTGCCCGCGGGCAGGGAGACCGACGCCGCGAGCGCATGCGGCAGCTCCACGCAGTAGTTGCGGTGGTAGTAGCCGGTCAGGGGTGCCCCCTCACCGGCTGCTCGGTACAGCGACTCCCAGCTGTCGACGACACGGCCGGAGGCGCTGCGGGCTACATCGGGCATGCGGCTCCTGCGCTCTCGAGGCCGAAGACACAACGGACGGGCACGTCCCGGGCCGCCGCTCACCTTCATACCCAAGAGTAGTGACAGCATCAAACCCCTTGCGGTGAAGGAAAGTTGACGCCACCCTGCTGCCGAACGACCGGACCCGTCTGTCATCCCTACCCGACGGCGGCCACCTGCATGACGCTCAGATCCGCAGCAAAGTGTGCGGCTCCGGCCGCCTTGAGCCGCAGAAGTTTCTTCCGGTCCGGGTGGTACCCGATGAAAGGGACGCCGGCCGCCGCGGCCGCCCGGGCGTCGGCGGGCGAGTCGCCGATCATCACGCTGTCCCCGGCGGCCGTACCGGTGCCGTGGAGCAGCCGCAGCAGACTGTGCGGGTCGGGCTTCATCAGGGCGGGATCGTCGGGCCTGCCGACGATCCGGTCCTGGAAGTACTCCTGGATGCCCTGGCGGTGGAGGTAGGCACGGATCGCCGCCTCGCAGTTGTTGGAGGCGATGGCAAGCAGCTTGCCCTCGCCGCGCAGCTGCGCCATCAGCGGCTCGGCCGCGGCGGTGGGCCTGGCCGTATCGGCGGCCTCGGTCTCCGCCTCCTCGAGGTGCTTGCGCACCGCTCTGACCAGGCCGAGCGGGTCGTCGGGGCAGGCGTCGTACGTCCGCAGCATCACTTCGAGCGGGTCTGTCACGCCCTCGATGCCGATGCTCGGGCCGGCGGCGGCGCCGACGATGTCGCGCAGCGCCACGGCGATGCTCGAGGCCTCGCGGTGCGCGAAGAGATCACAGACAGGACCGTCGAAGTCCCACAGGACAAGGGAGGCGCGGGACAGCAGATCCCGCAACTGGGTGGGGGAGGTGAGCAACACGATCAGTCGCCAAAGTCCGTATCTCGGGCCAGGAGGTCCCAGTAGGAGTCGAAGAACGATTGCGCTGTCTCCACCTTCAGTGCCTGGTCAGGCTTGGAGTACGGAAAGAGCGTGGCGCCGAGACCGAGCGAGTTGAGGGTTGTGCCCTCCTGCTCCTCTCCCTCGACAGGATCCGGATCCGTCTCCTCCAGGGTGTAGTAGCCCTCGAGCAGCAGATCGTTGTTGAGGAGATACATCTTGCTGGTCGGCGTGAGGCGTACGGTCCTGATCTGGACCGAGACCGCAGGCACGAGCCGCTGTCGCTTGAGGGTACGCAATTCGTGGCGCAACGACTTGGAACAGCTGATCAGGGTGTCGCGGTGCCGCAGACGCGGCCGCTCGTCACCAGGGTCGTGCAGGGATACGGGGAAGGCGAGCTTGATGTCGGGGTCGGGCAGCATCAGGCGCAGCGAGATGCTCCGCGGCCGGATCCTGCCGTCGTGGATGCGGGTGATCTGCGCCCCCAGTTGCCGATTCATGGTCTCCGAGGTGAGGGAGAAGACGTCCATGGTGATGTCATCGGCTTCGAAGGCTGCTTGAAGATGGGGCTGGAGCGTCTCCAGGGCGGGCCGCGCGGTGGCCGGTCCGGCCGGCGGGACGGCTCCGGCGGGTCGCCCCCCGGCGGGCAGCACCCGCGCGCCGCTGCCCTGACGTGACTCGATCAGACCTTCGTCCTTGAGCAGGTCCAGGGCCTTGGTCACCGTCGCGCGGGACACCTCGAAGGTTTCCCTCAACTCCCGTTGCGGTGGCAGCAGCTTGCCCGCTCCGTACTCACCGCTGCCGATGCCCTCCCTCAGCCGGGCAGCGACGATCTCGTACTTCCTGCCGTCTTCGCCTGCGGGTTCGCGAGTTGCCACCGCCCCACCGTACAACTCCCCTACCTCTGAGCGTAATTGACCTGTCACGACAGACATGTTCGAGCCACTTCAGGACGACCGGACAATTTCCGGTCAACTATCCGGACCAATAGTCATACAAGTTTGCCGGTACCTGGCGAACGGGAAGACAACAGACAGGTCAACCAGACTAATTTGTCTGCAAGTTGACCGCTTGACCGGCTCTCTCACGGGGCGCCCGAGCGGGTACAACGACGTGCGGGCACAGGCGCTCCCCGCCCATTGAAGGAGGGGACCCCCATGCCCTTGCTCGCACTTGTACTCGCCACCTTCGCCCTCGGCTTCGAGCAGCTCATCGAATGGCAGTTCGGCGCCATGGGCGTGGTGGGGCTTGCCATGCTGACCATCGGCGTCAAGGCGAGGAACACCACCTGCACCAGCATCGGAGCGGTCATCCTCGTCCTGCTGCTGGCACAACCCGGCCAGTGACCCAGTGACCGGAAGGCCTCCGGCCAACAGACGGACGGGCCAACAGACGGACGGGCCAACAGGCGGACGGGCCAACAGGCGGACGGGTCAACAGACGGACGGGTCGGAAAACGTCCGGGTCGGAAAACGTCCGGGTCAGAAGACGTCCGGGCACCACGGGCGCCTGGACGTACGGAACACCGCGTCCGCGACGGCCGCCGCGCCCGGCGCCTCCTCCTCGATACGGCCCAGCGCCGCGAGGCGGACCGCCGACTCGTCGCCCAGGTAGAGAGTCCCCAACTCCCGCACGTCCAGAGTCAGATCGGGCGACTGTGCCGATGGAGCACAGACCGCCCCGTCGGGCGAGGCGTCCAGCCGGAAGCGGCCGCCGGCCAGGCCCGCCGCGTCGTGGAGCTCGAGGACGAGGGTGGCGGACGTCGCGTACGTACGTGCTTCCAGAGCTCGTACGACATCCAGGATGCGGACCCACAGGAAGTCCGCCTGGGTCAGGATCCTGGCGGCGCGGGGGTCCGGGAGGAGGAGGGGGAGCAGATCGTCGGGGGCGCGGTAGCCGGACTTCACCGTGGTGATCCAGTCCACCGAGCAGACGTAGTGCCACAGCGCACGCTCGGCCGCGGGCGTCAGCGCGATCAAGTCGCGCACGGACGCGGTGTTCAGCGGCTGCTTGGCATCGCCCCACTTGTCGTCGGCCCGGTAGGCCATCAGGCCCTCGATCTCTCCGCCCGCCGCGCGGTAGACCGCGTAGAACGGCTCCGTCCAGGGTTGGCTCGGATACTGCGTCTCGCCGGTGTTGACCTGCCACCAGAGCTCGTCACGGCTGACGACGCCGTGCTGCCGGGCGGCGAGGCGCTCGTGCAGCTCGGGTCCGAGCTTGCGTACGTCCGAGCCGTCGACCAGCTCGATCCGGCCGCCGTCGCCCGGGCCCGACCAGCGCGGGTCGAGGCCGGCGCGCGGGACGTCGATGGCCCACTCGGTGGTCTGGGCGGCGGGGCCGAAGCCGTATCGCCCGTAGATGGGGTACTCGGCGGCTATCAGCGTGGACACGACGTCGCCGCGCTCCTTGGCCTCGGCCAGGTCGGCGGTCATCAGCGTACTGAGCAGCCCGCGGCGGCGGTGCGTGGGCGAGACGGTGACATTGGAGACGGCGCTCGCGGTGAGCGCGGCGCCGCCCACCGTGGTGAGCTGCTGCGCGAAGGAACGGAACGTGGCCACGCACCGTCCGCTGTCGAAGGCGCCGCGGACCCGGGGAAGATCAATGTGCGCGAGCCGCTCGGCGGCCTCCTCGTCGGAGACGACCGGCGGCCGCAGAAACCCGGTGGCCAGAGCCCGCAGCCAGTCGGGAAACTCGGACGCGGTGACGGTACGGGTTTCAACGCTCATCCGCCCACGCTATGCGCCCCGCCGACGCCCCCGCACCCGGTTTTCTTCCCACTCCGTCGCGCCCTTTCCCCGGGGGTACGGGGTGCCCCCGGGTGGGGGAAAGAGTCAGGCTCCCGGGGTCGGAATCCCATCGGTCCCAGGTCGGAACCCCGCCGACCCCGGGGTCGGAATCCCGCCGGCCCCAGAGCGGAATCCCGCCGGTCCCGGGCCGGAATGCCGCCCGCCCGGGGTCAGAACGCCGCGCGGATTTCGCCGACCTGGGTGCCGCCACCCAGCAGCGGCGTGTGTCCGATGCGGGTCACCACCGGAGCATCCACGCCCAGCAGCTCGAGCGCGCGCGCCAGGACCGGGCCCAGAGCGCGGGTGGCGCCGTCGTCGACCTTGAAAGCCAGGGCGCGGCCGTCCGCCAGGGCCACCGCCTGGACCGCCTCCGCGCCCATCTTGGAGAGCGTGCCCGGGAGCTCGCGCATCAGCCAGGTGTCGGGGCGGCGCGTGCCCGCGACGTACTCGGGGTGGGCGCGCATCGCGTCCGCGACGCGGCGTTCGGCGGAGTCCGGCTCGGCCAGTACGAAGTGGCGGAAGGCGCGGGCCAGGCCGGTCAGGCTGATCGCCATCAGCGGGGCGCCGCAGCCGTCCGTACCCACCGCGGTGACCCGCTCGCCGGACGCGGACTCGACCACCTCGTGGACCAGTTGCTGGAGGGGGTGGGACGGGGCGAGGTAGGAGGCAAGATCCCAGTCGTTCAGGGCGCAGGCCGCGAGCATCGCCGCGTGCTTGCCGGAGCAGTTCATGGTGACCCGGTCCCGCACATGGCCGGCGGCCAGATACGTCTCCGCCTCCGCCGGGTCCAGCGGCAGGTCCGGCGGAGTCTGCAGATCCCCGGCCTCGAGCGAGTACTCCCCGAGCATCGTGCGTACGAGATCGAGGTGGAAGCCCTCCCCCGAGTGGCTCGCGGCGGCCAGTGCCAGCCGCTCCCCGGAGAGGTCGAGCCCGGCGCGCAGCACCGCCGCCGCCTGCATGGGCTTGTTGCTGGAGCGCGGGAAGACCGGCACGGAGGGGTCTCCGAGCGCCAGCTCCACACTGCCGTCCGCCGCCAGAACGACGAGCGATCCCCGGTGATGGCCCTCGACAAAGCCGGAACGTACGACTTCGGCGAGGACCGGGGGTATGGCGGTGCTGGCGGGGGTGGCGCTCATCGCGGGGCCTTCCGGGGCGTGGGCCCACTCCCGGAAGGA
This region includes:
- a CDS encoding HAD family hydrolase; amino-acid sequence: MLLTSPTQLRDLLSRASLVLWDFDGPVCDLFAHREASSIAVALRDIVGAAAGPSIGIEGVTDPLEVMLRTYDACPDDPLGLVRAVRKHLEEAETEAADTARPTAAAEPLMAQLRGEGKLLAIASNNCEAAIRAYLHRQGIQEYFQDRIVGRPDDPALMKPDPHSLLRLLHGTGTAAGDSVMIGDSPADARAAAAAGVPFIGYHPDRKKLLRLKAAGAAHFAADLSVMQVAAVG
- a CDS encoding winged helix-turn-helix domain-containing protein; translated protein: MATREPAGEDGRKYEIVAARLREGIGSGEYGAGKLLPPQRELRETFEVSRATVTKALDLLKDEGLIESRQGSGARVLPAGGRPAGAVPPAGPATARPALETLQPHLQAAFEADDITMDVFSLTSETMNRQLGAQITRIHDGRIRPRSISLRLMLPDPDIKLAFPVSLHDPGDERPRLRHRDTLISCSKSLRHELRTLKRQRLVPAVSVQIRTVRLTPTSKMYLLNNDLLLEGYYTLEETDPDPVEGEEQEGTTLNSLGLGATLFPYSKPDQALKVETAQSFFDSYWDLLARDTDFGD
- a CDS encoding GNAT family N-acetyltransferase, producing MSVETRTVTASEFPDWLRALATGFLRPPVVSDEEAAERLAHIDLPRVRGAFDSGRCVATFRSFAQQLTTVGGAALTASAVSNVTVSPTHRRRGLLSTLMTADLAEAKERGDVVSTLIAAEYPIYGRYGFGPAAQTTEWAIDVPRAGLDPRWSGPGDGGRIELVDGSDVRKLGPELHERLAARQHGVVSRDELWWQVNTGETQYPSQPWTEPFYAVYRAAGGEIEGLMAYRADDKWGDAKQPLNTASVRDLIALTPAAERALWHYVCSVDWITTVKSGYRAPDDLLPLLLPDPRAARILTQADFLWVRILDVVRALEARTYATSATLVLELHDAAGLAGGRFRLDASPDGAVCAPSAQSPDLTLDVRELGTLYLGDESAVRLAALGRIEEEAPGAAAVADAVFRTSRRPWCPDVF
- a CDS encoding asparaginase, yielding MSATPASTAIPPVLAEVVRSGFVEGHHRGSLVVLAADGSVELALGDPSVPVFPRSSNKPMQAAAVLRAGLDLSGERLALAAASHSGEGFHLDLVRTMLGEYSLEAGDLQTPPDLPLDPAEAETYLAAGHVRDRVTMNCSGKHAAMLAACALNDWDLASYLAPSHPLQQLVHEVVESASGERVTAVGTDGCGAPLMAISLTGLARAFRHFVLAEPDSAERRVADAMRAHPEYVAGTRRPDTWLMRELPGTLSKMGAEAVQAVALADGRALAFKVDDGATRALGPVLARALELLGVDAPVVTRIGHTPLLGGGTQVGEIRAAF
- a CDS encoding phosphotransferase, whose translation is MPDVARSASGRVVDSWESLYRAAGEGAPLTGYYHRNYCVELPHALAASVSLPAGTPVKLRAPITDAVQFNLRIWPEGELLGAIAGRVNGSPRVLADRPGFTVHSFAEGDPLSEAVGHEGPVGLPYIDSLGELFRQTTAVPSRLLPPCPEDWPVDGDCPGFLHTLVDFTVSEVKGRHGKEYESLFAALKVPDDAFGRLKERAEGLGERPFVLLHTDVHRGNLIAGADGRLSLIDWELALFGDPVYEIASHLSRMRYAKRAERRAALRAWCTAVADSRPAALAGHRDALRIYLDFERLQSVYIDVIRLALAFARHPDRAGLERTASGIEAVLRAARRPLGLRRVPSAGRITSACVSWRHAAEAGRDSGPDSGPDSRAGGGARTGADPGESGSAGTGSGESEPDAARRVA